The following proteins are co-located in the Vigna angularis cultivar LongXiaoDou No.4 chromosome 2, ASM1680809v1, whole genome shotgun sequence genome:
- the LOC108328527 gene encoding sulfated surface glycoprotein 185, with the protein MSVSLPLLLYILFASTVNVLAITQQAKDLVPCTMCAECENPCQPLPPSPPPPSPPPPVVECPPPPSPSPPPPSPPLPPAIVECPPPPEMPCPDNCEIPEGPPQAQYPPAGYFPSGTPYQYYVPGNVKNSGGKMKPYQGILFSNYLISYSLYFTKFFIYVASSCLPYYLFNV; encoded by the coding sequence ATGTCTGTTTCATTGCCTTTACTCTTATACATTCTCTTTGCATCCACTGTTAACGTTCTAGCTATCACCCAACAAGCAAAAGACTTAGTCCCATGCACAATGTGCGCCGAGTGCGAGAACCCATGTCAACCCCTGCCACCTTCCCCTCCACCTCCATCGCCACCGCCACCAGTGGTGGAGTGCCCTCCACCACCGTCACCGTCACCACCTCCACCGTCACCTCCGCTTCCACCGGCGATAGTTGAATGTCCACCACCACCAGAGATGCCATGTCCAGATAATTGTGAAATACCAGAAGGACCACCCCAGGCACAATATCCACCCGCAGGTTACTTTCCATCAGGAACACCTTATCAATACTATGTTCCAGGTAATGTGAAGAATAGCGGTGGAAAGATGAAGCCATATCAGGGGATACTCTTCTCCAATTATCTGATTTCTTACTCTCTCTATTTCACCAAGTTCTTCATTTATGTGGCTTCTAGTTGCCTTCCTTATTACTTGTTTAATGTTTAG